Within Coriobacteriia bacterium, the genomic segment GCGATGGCGGCACGAACAGGGGGCGCACCTCCACGGCTCCCTCACGAGTCGCGGGGTTGAGGGCGGCGATCCGCAGCGCGGAGTCCAGATCAGGGGCTTCCAGCACGTAGAAGCCGGCCGCCACCAGATTGTCCGCGCCCAACATCGGGCCATCGCTGACGGCGCCTCCGCGTATCGCCCGGGCGGTCGTGCTCGGCTGGAACGCGAATCCGACAACGATGTTCCCGCCCAGTTCGCCCACCTGTGACGGATAGGCGTTTAGCGATTCGAGGTAGTCGGGTGTGAGCGC encodes:
- a CDS encoding YciI family protein, with the protein product MPQYGIFVISPAPADPMALTPDYLESLNAYPSQVGELGGNIVVGFAFQPSTTARAIRGGAVSDGPMLGADNLVAAGFYVLEAPDLDSALRIAALNPATREGAVEVRPLFVPPSQ